One genomic window of Pseudomonas sp. LFM046 includes the following:
- the upp gene encoding uracil phosphoribosyltransferase → MPIREIRHPLIRHKLGLMRRADISTKNFRELAQEVGALLTYEATNDLPLESYEIQGWAGTVQVEKIAGKKITVVPILRAGIGMLDGVLSLIPGAKVSAVGVARNEETLEAHTYLEKLAPEIDERLALIIDPMLATGGSMVATIDLLKRAGCKEIRAMVLVAAPEGIKTVNDAHPDVMIFTASIDQKLNEHGYIIPGLGDAGDKIFGTKQKEN, encoded by the coding sequence ATGCCTATCCGTGAGATCCGCCATCCGCTGATCCGCCACAAGCTCGGCCTGATGCGCCGCGCCGACATCAGCACCAAGAACTTCCGCGAATTGGCACAGGAAGTCGGCGCCCTTCTGACCTACGAAGCGACCAATGACCTGCCCCTGGAAAGCTACGAAATCCAGGGCTGGGCCGGCACCGTGCAAGTGGAGAAGATCGCTGGCAAGAAGATCACCGTGGTGCCGATCCTGCGCGCCGGCATCGGCATGCTCGACGGTGTGCTCAGCCTGATTCCGGGTGCCAAGGTCAGCGCCGTCGGCGTGGCCCGCAACGAGGAAACCCTCGAAGCCCATACCTACCTGGAAAAGCTGGCCCCGGAAATCGACGAGCGCCTGGCCCTGATCATCGACCCGATGCTGGCCACCGGCGGTTCCATGGTCGCCACCATCGACCTGCTCAAGCGCGCGGGCTGCAAGGAAATCCGCGCCATGGTGCTGGTGGCCGCGCCGGAAGGCATCAAGACGGTCAACGACGCCCACCCGGACGTGATGATCTTCACCGCCTCCATCGATCAGAAGCTCAACGAGCACGGCTACATCATCCCGGGCCTCGGGGATGCCGGCGACAAGATCTTCGGCACCAAGCAGAAGGAAAACTGA